AATCTTCATCCTTTTAAACAAAAAAGCATCCACTCCAATAAGGAATGAATGCTTTTCAAAAAATGTTTATGGATATTAGAGACTATTTCTCTTTTCCTTTTGCAGCATAGTAGTCACGGTTCATTCTCGCGATATTTTCTAGAGAAATTCCTTTTGGACATTGGATTTCACAGTCTCCTGTATTGGTACAGTTACCAAATCCTAATGAATCCATTGTTTCTACCATATTGATTACACGTCTGTCTTTCTCAACTTGTCCTTGTGGAAGGAGTGAAAGGTGAGAAACTTTAGCCGATGTAAACAGCATAGCCGAACCATTTTTACAAGTTGCTACACAAGCTCCACATCCAATACAAGTTGCGGCATCAAAGGCAGCATCTGCGTCTATTTTTGGAATAGGTAATGCGTTTGCATCTTGTGTATTTCCTGAAGTATTTACGGAAACATATCCTCCTGCTTGAATAATTGCATCAAACGCAGAACGATCCACCATCAAATCTTTGATGACTGGAAATGCTTCAGATCTCCAAGGTTCTATATAAATGGTGTCTCCATCTTTAAAAGAACGCATGTGTAACTGACAAGTTGTGATCAAATCGTCTGGTCCATGAGGTTCTCCATTGATATAAAGTGAACACATTCCACAGATTCCTTCACGACAGTCGTGATCAAATGCGATGGTTTCTTCTCCTTTGTGAACCAATTCTTCATTCAATACATCGATCATTTCCAAGAAAGACATATCTGGTGAAATATCGGATAGTTTATAGTCCACTATACGACCCTTATCGTTTGGGCCGTTTTGTCTCCAAATCTTAAGTGTTAGTTTCATCCCTGCCATTACTTGTATGATCTTTGTTTTAGTTCAATATTTTCGAATGTCAACGGTTCTTTATGAAGAGCTGGATCCCCGTTGGTATGTTCCCAAGCAGCTACATAAGTATAATCTTCGTCATTACGTAGTGCTTCTCCTTCTGCTGTTTGGTATTCCTCACGGAAGTGACCTCCACAAGATTCGTTTCTATGAAGTGCATCATGACACATCAATTCTCCAAGCTCAATGAAATCGGCAACACGAAGGGCTTTTTCTAGCTCTTGGTTCATACCGTTTGGTGTTCCTGGTACGAATACTTCTTTGTAGAATTCCTCTTTGATTTTCTTGATTTCACCGATGGCGTAAGTCAATCCTTCAGCATTACGAGCCATTCCACAGTATTCCCACATGATTTTTCCTAGTTTCTTGTGGAAAGTATCTACAGATTTGGTTCCTTTATTATTCATCAACTGCTCTATACGTCCTTTTACTTCGTTTTCGGCAGCGTCAAATTCTGGTGTATCTGTTGGGATTGCACCAGTACGGATATGCTTTGCTAAGTAGTTCGGTACTGTATAAGGTACTACGAAATATCCATCAGCAAGACCTTGCATTAGTGCAGATGCTCCAAGTCTGTTTGCTCCGTGATCTGAGAAGTTTGCTTCCCCAGCTGAGAATAATCCTGGAATGGTAGTTTGTAGGTTATAATCTACCCAAAGACCTCCCATAGAATAGTGAATGGCTGGATAAATTTTCATTGGAAGTTCGTAAGGGTTTTCCGCTGTAATTTTTTCATACATCTGGAAAAGGTTTCCATAACGAGCTTCTACAGTATCTTTTCCGAATCTCTTGATGGCATCTGAGAAATCAAGATAAACGGCATTTCCTGTTGCATTTACTCCGTAACCTGCATCACATCTTTCTTTTGCAGCACGTGAGGCAACATCTCTTGGTACAAGGTTTCCAAAGGCTGGGTATCTTCTTTCTAGGTAGTAATCTCTATCCTCTTCTGGGATATCTACACCTCTTTTTTCTCCTCTTTGGATGGCTTCTGCATCTTCTTTCTTTTTAGGAACCCAGATACGTCCATCGTTACGAAGAGATTCAGACATCAAAGTAAGTTTTGATTGATGATCTCCTGATACGGGAATACAAGTTGGGTGAATTTGCACATAACAAGGGTTTCCGAAGTGTGCTCCTTTTTTGTGTGCTCTCCAAGCTGCTGTTGTATTAGATCCCATAGCATTTGTTGATAGGAAAAATACATTTCCGTATCCACCTGTTGCAAGTAGGGTAGCGTGGGCTGAGTGACGCTCTATTTCTCCTGTTACGAGGTTACGAGCGATAATTCCTACAGCTTCTCCTTTGTCGTTCTTTACAACTTCTAGCATTTCGTGACGGTTGTACATCGTCACAGTTCCTGCGTTAATTTGTCTTGAAAGGGCTTGGTAAGCTCCAATCAAAAGTTGTTGTCCTGTTTGTCCTTTTGCATAAAAAGTACGTTTTACTTGTACTCCTCCAAAAGAACGGTTATCTAACAATCCTCCGTAATCACGTGCAAATGGTACTCCTTGAGCAACACATTGGTCTATGATATTGGCTGATACTTCTGCTAATCTATAAACGTTTGCTTCTCTTGAGCGGTAATCTCCACCTTTTACCGTATCATAAAATAATCGGTAAGTAGAATCTCCATCGTTTTGATAGTTTTTGGCAGCATTGATTCCTCCTTGTGCAGCAATAGAGTGCGCACGTCTTGGCGAATCTTGGAAAGCGAAACATTTTACATTGTATCCTTGTTCTCCCAATGAAGCTGCGGCAGCGGCTCCGGCTAATCCAGACCCAACAACAATCACATCAATCAAACGTCTGTTCGCTGGGTTTACCAATAAGCTGTCTGCTTTATGCTTAGTCCACTTTTTATCTATTGGACCTTCTGGTATATGGCTAACTAGTTTTGTCATCTCTGTGCTTGTATTTATTTAATAAATCCGAAATAGATTGGGAAAGAAATAAATCCAATCGTTATCAAAATTGAAAACACTACACCCACTTTCTGAATAAATGGTGTGTATTTAGGATGGTTAACTCCTAAAGTTTGGAAAGCGGACTGGAAACCGTGGTTCAAGTGTGCTCCTAGAACAACAAAACTCACGATGTACAATAAAGAATACCACCATTGTTGGAAAGAATTTACCACAATTGTGTACATATCCTTTAATCCTGTGGCATCCAATGATGGATCTCCTAGTTTGTAAGGCACAAAATAAGTTCCAATGTGAATTACCAAAAACACTAGAATTACAGAACCTGTTAGTCCCATATTTCTACTGTACCAAGAACTTTTTTTCTTGTCCATGGCATATTTTACTGGTCTTGCCTTGTTGTTGGCTTTTGTAAGTAAAATAGCATCAATGATGTGACTCCCAAAACCTAATACCAAAACAATCTCCATCACACGGATTAAGGCGTTGGAAGACATGAATTTGGTGTACTCATTAAAGGCTACTGGATCGTAAAATAAGGCTAAATTCCCTATCAAGTGAATGACAAGAAACGAGGCTAGAAAGAGTCCAGTGATTCCCATCACCATCTTTCTACCAAGCGAACTGGAGAATAATCCCACTGTTTTGCTCATCGTGTTATCGCTTTTAAGTTAAAAAATTAACAATTATTGACTCACAAAGGTAGTGCTTGAACCTAAAATTTACAAGGATTTTTGTCCTATTTTTTATCGTTTTTTGCTATTCATAATCATTTTAAATAAGCCTCTTTTTATAAACATTTTTATTAAATGAAACGTTTGTTTGAAAATGAGCTTGATCTTTTGATTGATATAGATGGGCTTTGTGTGTGCTGGGAAAAGCCAAATAAAATAGAAAATCGTTCTCAGCTCCGAATTGCTTCCTTAGAGAAAATGCAAATAAAAAAACAATAAAACACTCAATAATAAGTTATTAATAAGGGTTTTATTGTTGCAAAATGTTTAATTTAGTGTGATTCTCTGTGTGTACAACCAATTAAAAATTGGTGGTAGCGGGGAATCGCTTTTATGAGTTCGTGAATATGAAAAAAAATATCAAGTACATATACATCGCTCTGAGTTTAATTCCGATGAGTTTTTTCTTAGCTTTCTACTCTTATGTTTTTCGAGCTTTTTTTTCACTAGGCTACTTTCCAAGTTATAACAATCCAGATCCTAAAGAGCTTAATTTTCATATGCATCATTCAATCATCTATTATTTAGGAGAATTGATGATTTTGAGTGCTCCATTTTGGTTTATTTTATTACTGATTAATAAATTTAAATATCCCAAATGGACATATTCTTTGTATATATTGGGAGTAGCAATATCTGTGTTCATTTTAGTTGCCGATCCATTTATGGAATGGTTTGCAGATTAAACAGACTCTTCTCAACTAAAGCTACACTTAGTAGTAAGTATGTGAATCAAAAAACAATAAAACACTCAATAAAAAGCTATTATTGAGTGTTTTATTTTATGAAATGGTTAATTTAGTGTGATTCTCTGTGTGTCCAACCAATTAAAAATTGGCGACAGCGGGGATTATTTCGAATCATATTTCGATGATCCAAGAGATGCAACTTTCATTCAGGCAGGTTACACTCATAATCAACAAAAATGAAGAAAATTATCACATACATTATTATACTAATTCTCAGTATTTCATGCACTAAAAGGATTGCATTAAGAGATCAAATGGAATTTTCTATGAGTCATCAAGAAATGAAAAACGAAATGGAGCAATATACAGATATAATTCAGCAAAAATTAAATATTCGTTTTGAAAATCTTGATGCCATTTATATCGAAAAAGATCATTTTATTCTATCTACCAAGGGAAACAATATAAAACACGATTACTCTATTCAGGGATATCAAAAAGTTTCTAGTATTTTCTCATCTAGTTTCTTTTTTAATTCGTATTCCGAATATAAGAATTTGAAAAGAATTCATGAATTGTTCTATCAGAACAAGATAAAATCAATTTCATTTAATCATCTTTCCGAATGTGTTTTCTTGAGTTTTTCCTATGACGAATTTCCATTTCACGATAAAATGGATAGACCTCACAAAGAAATTGTCTTACAAAACCAGTTCAATTGTTTGTCCAAAAACCAGCAAGAACAATTTATTTTCAAAAGAAGAAATAAAATTATCGTTGAGGAGAAAAATGGATTAATGCTTATTTTTATGAATCGATCTCAATTTTTATCTCTAAAATATGGAAATAGTAAACCAAAAAAATGGCAAACGCCTTCTTTAGAGGTTTATTATAAAGACTAATGATTCAATAAATGGCAACAAAATTATTCACATTATGCTTTTTCCTTCATATAGTTTTATATGCTCAAAAAACTAAGAACAAAATTATTTTTGATGAGGGTAAAATTTATTTATTTGTTGACTCTTTATGGAATGCTCCCTTAGATTTTGTTTTTGCAAGAAAAAATAAAAAGATATATGATTCATCACTCTTTAAGTAGAAGGAAAAAAAATTGGCTTTAGAATCGTAGATACTTCTACATTTGAGTATTTGGAATGGGTAAAGAACAAAACGTAATTTAACACTTAAAAAGATGACTATTTCTTCAAAGTATATCAATAAACTCAAAGTAATTCTAGGAGTGCTCTTATCTTCTTTGTTTTTTGAAAAAGCAATAGGACAATGCAATCATTATGAATCAAGAGGGCAAAACCTTATTGCTGTACAAGACAGTATGATATATTTATATTTTGATAGCATTGATTTGAAACATTTACCAAAATATGACCAGTTTTTGGGAAACTACACCAACTATGGTACTCCTTGGAGAACCCTTTATGGAAAGATGGATTATATCCTTTTTGATGAGCAAAAAATCGTTTTTTATAACAATCATCCCTTTTTGGAAATCACATATACTGATAATGACAATCGTGATTATTCCATTTCAAATCCTTACCATCAGCCTAATTATACTACACCATGGGAAATTTACTCTTCGGAAAATATCCTAAAAAGTAAATTTAACAGAAAGGTGGAGAGCGGAAAACATAGGATTCAAGTAGATACTTCATTTCTTGAAGAAGATGAACAAATTATTGAAGCTTTTTATGTTTATGACCCACTTTTTGATGTATTCGATATCCAAAAAAAGATGGACGGCTTTACTGTTGATTTAGACAAAAAATTATCTCAAAAAGCTCATCGTATAGATATCACAACGGTAAAAAATGGTAAAACTAGTTCCAAATCTTTCAACTTTCCGATAGAGGAAAAAATGAATGTTTATGAAGTGAGCCATAAAAGGGAAATGAGAATATTAAACCCTTATCCGAGTACTCATTTTTTACAAACACTCTATTTTCTTAGATATAAGAAAGAAAAACGTTGCTTCATGATTCTAATGGATGGTAAGGAATATGATTTTTATCCTTTAAACAAAGGAACTGAACGATTTCTAAAAAAAATGCTCCTAAAAAACAATCAATGAAAATCTTAACTCATACCATTTACGGTGTTAATTTACTCACTGTTTAAGCCCCCTTTGAAGGGGGAAAGGGGGATGTTACGCCAAGTAAACAAACCCGAAAAGAAGCTAAAATTTATGGGTAAATTAACAACGTAAACGGTATTACTTTAAAAGAATCTATATATTTTTGTCTATTCTGTGTTCTTTATTTCTTATTTGCTATGAAATTTTAGAAATAAAAGTTTACACAAGTTTTTTTACTTGTTTATATATTGTTTGGTTTTTAATGACTTTATTAAGTGTCCTTCCAATATTGATTAGCCTTGTTCGATCTATTAGAATTGGCAATAAGAGCATTTACCTTTCTTCATTAAACATTCTTTTTGGGACTTCAATACTATGGTTTTTTATACAATTCTTGCTTATCAGACAATTTGATTGGATTATGGGATAAAAACACATTTACCTAAAGACTAATGCATTATACAAATAAAAATATATCAATCCTTTTACAAAACCCTTAAGAAATGGATTTTAAAAAGAAAATATTATTCGGGATTTTATTCACCTTGCTTTTGAATTGTGACCCTATTAATCTTTATCATATAACAGATAACTATTACAAGAGTAAAGTTTAGAACAGCGATTAGATATTCGCAACTGTAAGTATTCAATCTTTAAATGGCAGAGTCTCATCAAGAAAAAAAATTGAAAATGATAACAAAAATTTTACTCATCCTACATTTAGTATTCAGCTTACAAACAGCTTATTCACAACTATCATTTCCTTATGTGGAATTTGAAACCCGCCATGATCTTTATAATTATCTAAGCTGTTACTATAATAAAACTGGTTCTTATTCTCATCTCAAAGAAAAACACTTGATGATTTACAATAATTGTAAAAATGGAAAACCGATAGTTCAAGGAGTTATTTTACAAAATAGTGATTCTTTGAATAAATTTCTTGTTCTGGAAACTAATTTTTGTGGGCAAACAAACAACATAAAAACAAACACTTATTCAAATATTAAAAATCATACACTAAACAAAAAAGCCTCCTAAAAGGAGGCTTCATTTTATTGAAATGAATTTAAAAAGACTATTTCTTTTTAAATTTATTAATGGCATTTTTGGTAAAATCTGATAAAACAAGTTTTCCACTCATAGCGGCTCTTTCCATCAAGAGATCATCCCAGTGCTCGCATCCTTCCCAAAAAATTTGCTTGAGCAAGGTCATAGCTTCAGGATTTGAATTTGCAAGTGTGTTTGCCAGTTTTTCTATTTCGGCATCCATTTCTTCGGCAGTGTCAAAGAGATCTGTATAGAGTCCTTTTTCTTTTGCCCACTGTGCTGTTTGCCATTCTGTGGCATTTATTGCCAGCTGACTCATAGCTGAGGTTCCGATTTTACGCTCTACTGCTGGTCCTACCACAAAAGGCCCGATTCCTACAGCAAGTTCCGAGAGTTTTACAGCTGCATATTTTGTTGCAAAACAATAATCTGTTGCAGATGCCATTCCTACACCTCCACCTACGGCTTTTCCTTGTACGCGCCCAATAATGAGTTTTGGACATTTTCTGGCGGCATTGATTACATTGGCAAAACCTGAGAAAAATACTTTTCCTTCTTCCAAGTTTTCGATAGCAATCAACTCATCAAATGAAGCTCCTGCACAAAAAGCTCTTTCTCCAGCACTTTTTAGAACGATTACTAATACTTCGTCATTCTGCCCAAGCTCTGTGATGGTATTTGCCAATTTTGCCAATACTTTCCCTGGCAAAGAATTACTTAATGGATGATGAAACTCTACGGTGGCTATTTTATTTTGAATAGAAACTTCTACTCCACCTAAATTAATGGCGTTTTCCATGGTTCAATTTTGTTTTTGTAGGTTCTAATGTAATTAATTTCTCTTTATAAAGACTTCCCAATGCTCTTTTGAATGCCTTTTTACTCATTCCAAAATTTTCGGCAATTTCTGTAGGACAACTTTTATCTGTATAATCCATTTCTCCTTCATTTTCTTCCAAAAAATCTAGGATTACTTGGGCATTGTCATCTCGGGTTTCTTTTCTGTTTTGGTAGAGAATAATGTCTAGTTTTCCATCTTCTCTAATATGTTGTACAAAGGCTTTTCTACGCTCACCACGATAGAAATCTCCATAAATCTGATCATGATAAATGAGTCCTTCGTATTTGTTATTCACAATACATTTTACACCTAATTCGGTTTCAGAATAGATTAAAATATCTACTTCTTGTCCTTCTTTTAGTTCGCTAGTATGTGCTTGAAAATGGTCTCTGTAATCTCCATAAGCAACTAGGGAGTCCTCATCATCGGTGGTGATATAGAAAATATAATCTTTATCGATATCTAAATCGGTTTCGGCTTTCGCCAAAAGGTTTGGCTTTCTGTCCCACTCTACGAGGTACCCTTTTGGGTGAAAACCTACTACCTCAAGGATATCAAAATATGGGATCTTTTGATCCATAAGTCTTCTGCTGGCAATCCAGTTTTTATTATGATGTTGCCATAAGAATAATTCGTATTTCTCTCCTACTTCTAGCGGTCTTTCGTCTTCTGCTAGCGTACAGGTAATGGTATCTCTTTTGGTTTTGAGTACGAGTTTTTTTTCTTCTACAGAAATTACCTCGGCTTGTATTGCTTGGTTCATCTTTTAGTTTCTATGAAAAATGATTTGTTTCTTTTGCTCATCAATCGAATCAAAATAATATCCATCGCTATCAAAATTACATAGTTTCTCAATGGTTTCTACTTTATTTTGAATCATATATCTCACCATCATTCCTCGGGCTTTTTTTGCATAAAAACTGATGATTTTATATACTCCGTTCTTTTCGTCTTTAAAAATTGGTGTCCAGATAGGTACCTGTATTTCCTTTGTATCTACTGCCTTAAAATATTCATTGGAAGCCAAATTTATTAAGGCTGTTCCATGGTGTTTTTTTAAGTTTTTTTGAATATTTTCCCCTAATCTATTCCCCCAAAATTCATAGAGGTTTTTCCCTCCTGAGTTTTCCATTTTTGTTCCCATTTCTAATCGGTACGGGTAGATTAAATCTAGGGGTTTTAGCAATCCATAAAGCCCAGACAAAATAAAGGTAGATTCATTGAGTCTTTCCAGTTCTTCAGTAGAAAGACTTACTGTCTCAAGGCCTTTATAAACATCGCCATTAAAGGCAAAAGCCGCAGGAATCGTTTGTTCTTCTGTATGTTTCTTTTTCCAGTTCTGATTTCTTTCGTAATTCAAATCTGATAGTTTCTCTGATAACTTCATTAGTTTCCCAAGTTCTTCAGGACTTTTAGATTTCAAGGTTTTCATCAAGTCATTGGCCTGAGCCAAAAACTGAGGCTGAGTGCTTTCAAACCCGGTGTTTTCCCAATTTTCATTGATGTTTTTTGCTGGTGAAATGATTGAAAGAAGCATGATTGACAAATTTTCGTGCAAGTTACGATATTAAAGTACAAACATTCACAATTCAATAAGTCATTCATAACTCAATCCATAACCCAGAATTTAATGGTTCGCTCCTATGGAGCGATATTTACTCTTCATATTTTTTATCTACATACCTTATAGCTCCTATGGAGCTGTTTTTTTCGATATCGTATGATATTCTACATACGGTATGGCTCCTATGGAGCTGACTTTTTTTTGATATTGCATGATATTCTACATACGGTATGGCTCCTATAGAGCGATATTTACGTTCATATTTTTTATATACATACCATATAGCTCCCATGGAGCTGTTTTTTTTGATATCGTATGATATTCTACATACGGTATAGCTCATTTGGAGCGATATTTACGTTCATATTTTTCATCTACATACCGTATAGCTCCTATGGAGCTGTTTTTTTTGATATCATGATATCTTGCTCCAGAGGAGCAACCTATTTGTAGCCCCATTTGATACATCCCTTGTGCTCCAGAGGAGCATCCTGTTTGTAGCCCCAGCGGGGTGATCCGTTAATCTATCCATTCGAATAAATATTTTTCATTGTAGTCAACCTCAAATTTTTTCAAAAAATCAAGATATTCTTCTTCAAATGTCTTCTTGTTATGGTGTTCTTCTTGGTTAAGTATGTAATTTATTACATTATCTAATTGACTTTTGGAATAAGAAAATGCGCCAAACCCCTCTTGCCAACTAAATTTATGTTGAATCCAATTATTGTCAGAAATGTATTTTGAAGAACCTGCCTTTATATCTCTCACTAAATCTGAGATACTGATATTGGGCTTTAATCCTACAAGCAAATGTATATGATCTGGCATTGCAAAAATGGCAAGTAGTTTTTGATTTCTATTGCTAACTATTCCTGTTATGTATTTATGTAATTCTTCACGGTGTTTTTTGGGGATAAGATTTTGTCTTCCTTTTACCGTAAAAACAATTTGAACATACAATTGGGTATAAGTATTGGCCATTTTACTGATTTTAGTTCGCTCCTATGGAGCTGTATTTACATTCGCATTTTTTATCTACATACAATATGGCTCCTACGGAGCTAGTTTGTTGGCTATCATACGCTATGTCGTTTACTACAGTGGAGCATCCTGTTTTTTTATTCACAGACATACAGCATGAGTATGGCTCCTACGGAGCTGGTTTGCGGGATATCACACGCTATGGCATTTGCTACAGTGGAGCATCCTGTTTGTAGCCGGTTATATACTATAAACAGTTATTTCACAATCACAATATGTTCTGTTTGGGAGAATTCACCGGGTTTTGTAAAGGTGAGGATATAAGACCCTGAAGCTAAAACACCTTGTATATTAATTTGATTAAGATCACTTTTTAGCTTTTGGTATAAGATAAATTTCCCTTCAATAGAATATACACGCATTTCTACCTGATCATAAAGAGAAATCACTCCAAAAACACCATTATTGGGATTAGGATACACCAGAAATTCAATTTCTTTTCCTCCTGGGAGTTCTTCTGACTTAGGATTGTCTGGAGTATAACTTTTGTTTCGGTATAAGATATGATGATCTCCGTAGTTGTAACTATAATGTGGAATATGTCTCTTAGCATAAATATCGAAATCATTATCAAAATCAAAATCCATAAATCGCAAGGTATAGTCCTCTTTTGGAGCTTGTGAAGTGATAAGCTCACCCATGCTAAACTCTTGCAAACCGTCATTATAAAACCACGCAATGGTTTGGTCTTTTTTACTTAGAATATCCAAATATCCATCTTGATTGATATCAAATATTTGGGAAATAGTTCCTACTTGATTGGAAAGCTCGTGTTTTTCAAAGTCTAAATTTCCTGTATTTTCATACCAAGCTAAGGAGCTAATGATATCAAAGTCTCCATCTTGGTCAAAGTCAATAATTTGTTTAACCACTACGTTGGAATCTATAGTATTGTAATAGCTTACCGTATTAGAGCCATCGTTTTTTAACAAAATCAAATCAGATGATTCATTTTCGAAAAATGCAAGTACATCTTTATGACCATCATTGTCAAAATCCTTTGCAAAAGTTGCTGATTCATAGAAGAAAAAATACTTATCCTTTGGTAATTCGTGACCTATATAGAGTAATGTATCCATTGGCCCCACAGAGTCAGCTGAGATATTTTCTCGCCAACTCATTCCATTATTATAAACAAAATCATAATCCCCATCTGCATCAATATCTTCATAGTACGATAATCTTACTAAATGCTCAGGGAGTCTATAGACGCCATAAGATGTATCATGGTGATTAATTAGTGCAAAATACTCATCCTGCCTTATATGATTACCCACAATATCTTTGTAGCCATCATGATTGAGATCCATCGTTTTGGTGACTGATGAGCTTCCTTCTCCTGTACTACCTGGTATTGTAAAAACTCCTGGATATCCGGCAACGGGTTTGAGATTCACTCCATTCTTATGGTCAATTCTGAGTGTTTGGTGCGGTCGATACTGAGAATGATTAATATTCGTGATGGCTCCACTATGTTTCATGGGCTCAAAAAAGCCTACTGGATCATAGCAGGAAATATATTCTTTAGCAAATGTGATGGAGTCCTTTTCTCCGTTATTAAAAAGAACCACTATTTGATCTTTTGACATTCCATTATAATAATTATTGGTACTGTAAACAATGTCTTTATTTCCATCTTGGTTGATATCATATATTTTGGCATTGCCGACATAGGATTGATAAATTGTAACAGAATGCCAATTATAAATGGTCCTTTGGGTATAATTAAAACTGGAATCTGAAAGATATAAATCTATACGGGTTTTTGAAGTTTTAGACCCCGTAGAGACAATAAAATCCATAAAACCATCATTGTTTAAATCTCCGAAGTCAAATTGATGATTAAATGGGTAAATAAAGTACCCTGCATAAAGACCATTTTCACCAAAAGGAGCGTATAATTCCTGAAAATTCCCAACGGAATCTTTTATATACATATATAAATTTGTGTACAATACATCCGAAAATTTACTGGTATAACGTATTTCATATTCATCTAAATCTCCATCTTCATCCAAATCAATTTCCTTAGATTTTTCTTCCTTTTTATAAGGGTGAATAATCCGTTGGTAACCACTTTTTAATTTTACAAAAGCATATTTTTCATTTACGAGAATATCTAAAAGTCCATTATTATCAATATCTTTCAGTTCGAAATTCTCGATTTTCATTGTATCACTTACTAAAATCTCTTTATAATG
This genomic interval from Flavobacteriales bacterium contains the following:
- a CDS encoding T9SS type A sorting domain-containing protein; this encodes MKKVVFLYLLLISTSFLAYSQEYLSQSLNAPSLGLFHKVEDIDHDGDDDYFVIADTFVMWFDSPQDLSDTNFIGSTLPWYKWHTKIVDLNNDGQSEIMIYKSGLTMIFQNNGSGVFDTASVNSIPIYEYDIFHDFDGDGYQDIVQNYFDSIVFYKNLGNLTFSQGQSIFNANSHIPYIYGGSWRMMDINGDDHLDLAIFISETSISSDNCIIFLNNGAGIIDPIPFYKRRIRSRNDFHQIDFDQDNDLDLIYHDQSKIYLIENVNNTSLLPPRIIFLSHHHFSKLVLFDFDHDNQLEILYHTSVNKMVKHHILKFDQNHQLQVTNQIKFYGNRAVNAPLKTEDYNQDGKLDLVSVNNNLVHQNITNNNKIIIKNLHVCDSFYTHSSGETITESNTYIDSLANDTILVNYIQFIPKDTTHIAEVICEGNQYSIGNSSFSNSGQYEVLLTNQYGCDSLIILNLQTRPQPQESSQYIETYKNEYYINGVVYTSNTEITTTFTTQYQCDSTVHYELVFLENEENDYEPITLGTFVPNPGDFQMVDFDQDGDLDMVVLSENETLLYSLEQTTANHYKEILVSDTMKIENFELKDIDNNGLLDILVNEKYAFVKLKSGYQRIIHPYKKEEKSKEIDLDEDGDLDEYEIRYTSKFSDVLYTNLYMYIKDSVGNFQELYAPFGENGLYAGYFIYPFNHQFDFGDLNNDGFMDFIVSTGSKTSKTRIDLYLSDSSFNYTQRTIYNWHSVTIYQSYVGNAKIYDINQDGNKDIVYSTNNYYNGMSKDQIVVLFNNGEKDSITFAKEYISCYDPVGFFEPMKHSGAITNINHSQYRPHQTLRIDHKNGVNLKPVAGYPGVFTIPGSTGEGSSSVTKTMDLNHDGYKDIVGNHIRQDEYFALINHHDTSYGVYRLPEHLVRLSYYEDIDADGDYDFVYNNGMSWRENISADSVGPMDTLLYIGHELPKDKYFFFYESATFAKDFDNDGHKDVLAFFENESSDLILLKNDGSNTVSYYNTIDSNVVVKQIIDFDQDGDFDIISSLAWYENTGNLDFEKHELSNQVGTISQIFDINQDGYLDILSKKDQTIAWFYNDGLQEFSMGELITSQAPKEDYTLRFMDFDFDNDFDIYAKRHIPHYSYNYGDHHILYRNKSYTPDNPKSEELPGGKEIEFLVYPNPNNGVFGVISLYDQVEMRVYSIEGKFILYQKLKSDLNQINIQGVLASGSYILTFTKPGEFSQTEHIVIVK